Genomic DNA from Chaetodon auriga isolate fChaAug3 chromosome 18, fChaAug3.hap1, whole genome shotgun sequence:
GCACATGTCTACACAGTATGACTCTTCTAATGTCACTAGTTGCATTACCTGTCCTTTACACATCACTGTTTACCAAATACCTCTGCACATGATCAAATGAGGGTGTTATAATagtattttattgtattattacatGAAGCAATGTGTAACAATGTctttttcacagtaaatcaggcagtgagttttttttttgttctcttatCTACATGAAGCTTATTATTTAGCTTAGCATTTTGTTTGGGTGCAGAGTGATAGCACATTGTGACAAGATAACGTGTCAAAAGTCAAATGTTTCCGATAGATATCATCATACTTTCTGCCATCTGGTTGTTTTCTTCAGTCAGTTATCACTTACTGTCTGTGGAATCACACTTGTACCATGTTTTAGTTATAACTGCTACAGTCTTGAAATAATCCTTGAATATGACTATTAAAGCTGTGATACACCGGTCACTTATATGCAACAGTCTCACATTTGCTTTTGCTAAATTCTACTGGAAACTAGGTAGCAACAACTGTTAAATTGTCATACTTTTGCTCAAAAGAATACCTGAAGTATCACAGCTTAATATGGGAATTTTAAAAACAGGCAACAATgtccacacaacaacaaaaaagggcaaaaactgaaaaaaaaacaaaacaaaaaaaacttagGGGTGAATGAAATAATAATCAAGATATAAATACAATATACAAGATAATAATCCTCCATCTCTTCACCTTCTAACACCATCTCACTCTCGCTACTATacgcatacaaacacacactcacacacgtgaCAGATACACACTCGACCAGATTGCAGACTGTCATCTTTTGCAACAAGGGCAGTAGAAAGTCACTGAGACACTGAACGTACATCACACTGATTACAAGCCAGATGGGATACTTCTGAGGCACAGGACatgctttagtgtgtgtgtgtgtgtgtgtgtgagagtgagtgagtagGTGGGGATATGGCGGTGGTGCGTCACATTGCAGTGACAGGGCTGCAGGATGGGGTTGGAGTACAGGTAGAAGGGGAGGTGGAGAGAATGGCGGAGCTGTTGCTCAGTCACTCAGTCTCTCTGGGCGGGATGGGTGGGGCCCAGTCTCAGTGTGTTACCACGGAGctgcctctctcgctctctctctctctctctctctctctcgctctctctctccctcatcacTCACTTCCTGGTCCAGACAGAGCGTCTCCCAGGCATCAGTCTTGTATCTTCAGCTGTGGTGGAGAGgcacaaaaacagatattaGGAACAAGAAAAGGCTGcatcttttcatctctgtgcaaaaaagaaatgagatTTGCATTTGGTAACACCTTTGTCCCCACTTGTTATATTGTAGGACCATAATACCATTACACAGCTGTATTTTAGTGTAACATAAGAATACCTAAAATTTGACATCCACTGGTatgttgtgtttgatgtgtgtacATTGTTTCCTCAACTGATATTGCTGCTGTACCTCTGTAGCTCTTAAGCTACTATAACCCACCGAGCTCtgtcctgcctctcctctgctgcagagctgcatgaCTGCTCAATATGAAAGTGAACTACGCCCAcgttctccctcctcctctttttttttcttaattcagttaatcagtgtcactgaaacatttttgtaCATTAACATTGCACTATCCTGTACAAATCCTCGTACAAaccaactaaaaaaaaacaacttcagctCTTTGAGGCTTTGTAATTGAACCTGAACAAATGCATACACCGACATGGTTTCTCGGCTCCATACTGAGCCTGTGATAGAAGTAAAACAGGAGGAGGTAGCGGAGGAATCATAATCAGTCTTTCAGCACAAGTTCATCTGCCCCTCACACACCGCTTCCCTTTAAGACCCCAGCCTACAAAGAAGGGGTCAATGGCGGCATTCCTGCTTTGATATCAAAGGTCCCCTGGTTACTCATAGCCTGAACAAAAGCTTTTTCATCTGGCCAGTGGGCAAATCCCCTCCCCTACTGCCTAATAAAAGTAGGGCCCGTTGATGTTTCAAAAAAGCCACTATGAGAAGATTGTTTGATAGGCCAACAAAGGAATTTTGAAAATAGCtaccttttttctgtctttactgtcCCATCACCAATTTTACTGAGATactaaaaaaatactttaaaaaaccTTGTTAAACTATTTTTATTACTAGAATTTCTTACCACATAAAACAGTTGATATAAACACTCAATTCAATCCATGTTGCACGATCATTCTCACCTGCtcatgatgctgctgtgatcTCTGTAGACACAGGCTCGATCTCCTTCACAGCCTCCTCAATCACCTCGATCACCTGCGCCATCACTTCTGCACACTTCACCGACGATGTTATCTCTTTCTCTGGTTCGCTGGCCTCTGCCTCTGTGACGTGGCCAGGAGCAGAAGCCTCTGCAGAGGCTGACACTTGCGGTTCTTCTGACAGCGTTGAGTGTTTGCTTACACTTGCAGCGTTCTCATCTTTTACGTTGGTGTCTTTAGCCACAGGGCCACTGTCGAATTCTACCACAGCCTCTTCTTCCACTGACGATTCCTCAATCACCTGCGCTGTGTGCAGGACCACTTGGACTGGAATGTGAAGCTCAACCActttctgtttgtcctctgaagGTGCCTCTGACTTTACTTCTTCTGATTGTGGTTTCACTTCCTCAGCTGCTTCTTTGACATCTGCCTCCTGAACCTTCATGTCTTCTTTGCTCTGTTCCTCCTTGACCTTTTCAAGGTCTTCACCTGTCTGAGTCTCTGACTTCATCTCCACCACTTCCTCCAATATTTCTTCACTTACTTTTACCTCCACAGCTTTCTTCAACCTTTCCTctggtttctcctcctcctcttcagagaaATCAAGGCTCCTGGTAACCTCTACTGGGATTGCATCAATGACCTCCATGGCAACACAGAGTTCCTGAGGTGACTTTAGTGCTGGTTTGGTGCAGACAATGGCAACAGGGGTGTTGGTGATAACGGCAGTTTCTGTTGTGATctcagtctctttctctgttgttgcTACAGCCTGGACTGGTGTTGGAATAGTGGCTGATGGGGTGGTGGGCTTTTTGGTTTCAGGTTTGTCTTCTGAAACTTTATCCATGGCAACCTGGATGACAGTCTGGGTGATGACCATACTCTGAGCCTCAATTTCACTGGTCTGCTGGGCATCCTCTTTAATTTCCTCCACCTTTTCACTGACCTGGTCAATGACTGCACTGACCTCTGAACATGCTGTTTTAACAGAAGTGGCCTCCACAGTTTCGATAACTGTAACCTCCTCCTTGGTCTCCTGCAGCTGGATTGGTTCATCACCATCTGTTGTTGCCACTTCATCAGACTTCACACTGACTGGGGCCACAAGGACCAATGTTTTGGTGACAACAGCAACAGGAACCTCATTTGATTCAACTACAGGGATGGCTGTCTCAGCCTCCTTCGTGATAGTGGCCATTGTGGTTTCACATGTGGCTTGAATTACCTCTTTTACAGGGGTATTTTCTTCAGTAGCAGCAAGTTTCTCAGTGTCTATTTTCAACTCCTTGGTTTCTACAGTTGGCTCAGTGACTTCTGTGCTCAGGgtgcaaacagctgtttcataCATTGGTGTAATGGGACTGACTTCAACAGCTTTAGGAGAGTTCTCACTCATGGCGGTAAGCTGAAGGATTTCAGACTCctccaaaacactgcagacaatCGCAGCCTTCTCCATTTGAGGTTCATGGCTCTCACTGGCTGCTTGAATTTTTGCCACTTCACTTGAATTTTCAACAACCGGCTCAAGTTTGGTGGTTTCCACTTGGTGCAATTGGGCCTCAAGCACCTCATCCTCTGTAGCAACGGCTTCCTCTGCCTTTTCTGGCTTCTCTTCCTTTGACATATTTGTGCTTAGAGAATCACGgatcacagtcacacactctcTGATGGGCACGATGGGTTTCTCAAGAGATACTTTAGCAATCTCCTTGGTTCCTAGGCCAGTGCAGATAGCCATGGcttcttcccgtgcatgtggCTCCAGGATGGTATTTGTCTTGGATTTTGCAGTCTCAGTTGGTGGttcatattctgttttttcagaagcaACCTCTATGGATAATTCTTCAACAGGCACAGCTGTCTTAGGTGGAATTTCACTGACTTCGGCCTGTATGGCCTCTATAACTTGCTCTGCGCTCTCCGGCTTGGGACCCTGAGGAACAGGACTCGTTTCTGCGGCTGGAGTGGGAGCGACTGGCTTCACCTCAGCTGTGGACAGTCTGCGCCCTCTGTGCTCTAGAGCTTTAGGGGGTGGAGTAGCCTCATCCTCAGTTCCATCCTCAGCAATGTCAGTGTCAACAGACTTTGGCGTGGCAGCATTCTCAGCCTCCTCTGGAATGTCACTCAGCTCATCATGCTTGTCGTCAACATCTTCCACAACGGCTGGGATCCATGAAGGGGATCTATCTTCAGCAGACACTTTGATCGGGACTGTAGCTGGCTCTGCTGGCACTTCCTGTTCAGTGTCAACTTGGTTGTCATACTCTGAAAGAGGAACCACAGCTGGGGTGTCAGAGTCCTCCTCCCCTGAGCCTTGTTCAGTGGAGGCTTGTTTTTCAGCCTTCTTCTTTCTGCGTCCAGGCAAGAACTTCTTCAAAGAGAAAGACGACTCGTCTTTTGGTGCCTCACTGTCTGACTGGACCTGTTCTGCTGATTCCTCAGGTTTCTCCTCGACTTTGGCCTTATTCTTTGGCATAACTATGCGTTTCAGTGTGTCCCAGGCGGACTCTCTGTCAGGGGGGCTGCTTAAAGGTTCAGAGGAGGTAACaatctctccatcactctctgtgtttttggagGTGACAATGGCAGCCTCagtttttccctcctcctccccttctgctgctgctggcaatTCCTCTTCAATCTTGGTTTCCTCATCATCAGAATCAGAggtcctcctcgtcctcttttTGGGTCCACCCATACACATTAGAGCCTCCCAGGAGACAGAGGTATCCATTTTCTTTTTGGGCTCCTCAGTGCTGCTGGCCAGTTTCTCAGTGGTTTCAGTCTTCGCCTCTTCCTCAGTTGGCTTATCCTCCCTAGCCTCCTCCTCAACACTCTTATCTGCTAACACAGCACTCTCAGAAGAGGACAGGGTAGCTGACTTTGCTGGCTTCTCACCTGTTGCTTCATCATCACTCTCAGAAGACCTTTTCACACGCTTCTTGGGTGTTACTAGTTTCTTGAAGGAGGACCAAGCAATGAtgccctcttttttcttctctccatcagaagCAACCTCACCATCAGCCTCATGGGTAGACTCATTCTGGGTCACCTCCACAGCAATTACAtgctctcctgtctcctctggaGATGAGGGCCCACTGTCAGCTTTTGGAGCCTCTGCTGACTCACTGGAGGATTGAAGTTGCT
This window encodes:
- the akap12b gene encoding A-kinase anchor protein 12b isoform X1; this translates as MGAESSVQRDGKSQEDASASASAGELSAEVTVFQEGSSVLDSKPLQKNGQLSSMTSLNGHSEDNTLAEVGQADGVSVAQKEEAPETMDTIQDEVAPQVNGEKVEKESPDVNDISAVEEKVVEEKPDEASEVGFKKIFRFVGFKFTLKKDKSEEKDPVKLLTVKDKEEEEVSGTDEPTKEADAATAEEKEAPAEEKEADTSTAEAEVIKDSDKAETSDAPAEGTATEAADEAVKEEGAEKEVETTPPSQEAIVSPFRKLFNVGLFSNLRKKASIKKTKEEEDKEAAVEEETAKTEETTAAAAAAAAVEEKDEKEQETNEAAPATPEGEKTEPKEEAPATEEEAKSETPTEPQVTVETPAPAAATTAETKQEEEKAEPSAEAEKVPTEVTSEAELLSSQEKAKPQGSPLKKLFAGAGLKKLSTKKQKTKKDSETKLTESGEQTAEQLQSSSESAEAPKADSGPSSPEETGEHVIAVEVTQNESTHEADGEVASDGEKKKEGIIAWSSFKKLVTPKKRVKRSSESDDEATGEKPAKSATLSSSESAVLADKSVEEEAREDKPTEEEAKTETTEKLASSTEEPKKKMDTSVSWEALMCMGGPKKRTRRTSDSDDEETKIEEELPAAAEGEEEGKTEAAIVTSKNTESDGEIVTSSEPLSSPPDRESAWDTLKRIVMPKNKAKVEEKPEESAEQVQSDSEAPKDESSFSLKKFLPGRRKKKAEKQASTEQGSGEEDSDTPAVVPLSEYDNQVDTEQEVPAEPATVPIKVSAEDRSPSWIPAVVEDVDDKHDELSDIPEEAENAATPKSVDTDIAEDGTEDEATPPPKALEHRGRRLSTAEVKPVAPTPAAETSPVPQGPKPESAEQVIEAIQAEVSEIPPKTAVPVEELSIEVASEKTEYEPPTETAKSKTNTILEPHAREEAMAICTGLGTKEIAKVSLEKPIVPIRECVTVIRDSLSTNMSKEEKPEKAEEAVATEDEVLEAQLHQVETTKLEPVVENSSEVAKIQAASESHEPQMEKAAIVCSVLEESEILQLTAMSENSPKAVEVSPITPMYETAVCTLSTEVTEPTVETKELKIDTEKLAATEENTPVKEVIQATCETTMATITKEAETAIPVVESNEVPVAVVTKTLVLVAPVSVKSDEVATTDGDEPIQLQETKEEVTVIETVEATSVKTACSEVSAVIDQVSEKVEEIKEDAQQTSEIEAQSMVITQTVIQVAMDKVSEDKPETKKPTTPSATIPTPVQAVATTEKETEITTETAVITNTPVAIVCTKPALKSPQELCVAMEVIDAIPVEVTRSLDFSEEEEEKPEERLKKAVEVKVSEEILEEVVEMKSETQTGEDLEKVKEEQSKEDMKVQEADVKEAAEEVKPQSEEVKSEAPSEDKQKVVELHIPVQVVLHTAQVIEESSVEEEAVVEFDSGPVAKDTNVKDENAASVSKHSTLSEEPQVSASAEASAPGHVTEAEASEPEKEITSSVKCAEVMAQVIEVIEEAVKEIEPVSTEITAAS
- the akap12b gene encoding A-kinase anchor protein 12b isoform X2, which translates into the protein MLGTITLTVGQADGVSVAQKEEAPETMDTIQDEVAPQVNGEKVEKESPDVNDISAVEEKVVEEKPDEASEVGFKKIFRFVGFKFTLKKDKSEEKDPVKLLTVKDKEEEEVSGTDEPTKEADAATAEEKEAPAEEKEADTSTAEAEVIKDSDKAETSDAPAEGTATEAADEAVKEEGAEKEVETTPPSQEAIVSPFRKLFNVGLFSNLRKKASIKKTKEEEDKEAAVEEETAKTEETTAAAAAAAAVEEKDEKEQETNEAAPATPEGEKTEPKEEAPATEEEAKSETPTEPQVTVETPAPAAATTAETKQEEEKAEPSAEAEKVPTEVTSEAELLSSQEKAKPQGSPLKKLFAGAGLKKLSTKKQKTKKDSETKLTESGEQTAEQLQSSSESAEAPKADSGPSSPEETGEHVIAVEVTQNESTHEADGEVASDGEKKKEGIIAWSSFKKLVTPKKRVKRSSESDDEATGEKPAKSATLSSSESAVLADKSVEEEAREDKPTEEEAKTETTEKLASSTEEPKKKMDTSVSWEALMCMGGPKKRTRRTSDSDDEETKIEEELPAAAEGEEEGKTEAAIVTSKNTESDGEIVTSSEPLSSPPDRESAWDTLKRIVMPKNKAKVEEKPEESAEQVQSDSEAPKDESSFSLKKFLPGRRKKKAEKQASTEQGSGEEDSDTPAVVPLSEYDNQVDTEQEVPAEPATVPIKVSAEDRSPSWIPAVVEDVDDKHDELSDIPEEAENAATPKSVDTDIAEDGTEDEATPPPKALEHRGRRLSTAEVKPVAPTPAAETSPVPQGPKPESAEQVIEAIQAEVSEIPPKTAVPVEELSIEVASEKTEYEPPTETAKSKTNTILEPHAREEAMAICTGLGTKEIAKVSLEKPIVPIRECVTVIRDSLSTNMSKEEKPEKAEEAVATEDEVLEAQLHQVETTKLEPVVENSSEVAKIQAASESHEPQMEKAAIVCSVLEESEILQLTAMSENSPKAVEVSPITPMYETAVCTLSTEVTEPTVETKELKIDTEKLAATEENTPVKEVIQATCETTMATITKEAETAIPVVESNEVPVAVVTKTLVLVAPVSVKSDEVATTDGDEPIQLQETKEEVTVIETVEATSVKTACSEVSAVIDQVSEKVEEIKEDAQQTSEIEAQSMVITQTVIQVAMDKVSEDKPETKKPTTPSATIPTPVQAVATTEKETEITTETAVITNTPVAIVCTKPALKSPQELCVAMEVIDAIPVEVTRSLDFSEEEEEKPEERLKKAVEVKVSEEILEEVVEMKSETQTGEDLEKVKEEQSKEDMKVQEADVKEAAEEVKPQSEEVKSEAPSEDKQKVVELHIPVQVVLHTAQVIEESSVEEEAVVEFDSGPVAKDTNVKDENAASVSKHSTLSEEPQVSASAEASAPGHVTEAEASEPEKEITSSVKCAEVMAQVIEVIEEAVKEIEPVSTEITAAS